CGACATCATAAGCCGCAATAGTCAAGGCTTCCTTTGTTTGAAGCAAAGGACGAATATAATCAAAAGCCTCAAGATAATCTAGGAGACTCTCACAGGTAGCCGGTGCTGTCACATGATGTTTGAGCTCCGCATCGTCCTCAGGTAACTCAATCTGTGCCAAGTCAGCTAGGTGACGAATGGTTTCCAATGATAGAGAACCATCCAAATGGCAGTGTAGTTCTGTTTTAGCCAACTTATGAAAATCAATAGCAGTCATTCTTTTCTTCCTCTCTAAACAATATGTTTTTTTATCAGATAAAAATTAATTTTTACTATCTTATCATTCTTATGGAAAAAGTCAAGGTGCCGCTCCTAATAGGACGTAGTAGATTCTTGAAATGCCATTAGCATTTTGTTAGGATGTAACTATCAAGAATACAAGGAGAAACTTTATGTCTGACTATATTTTACCAGAAGTTTGGGAAAACCCAACCTCTATGGGAGGTGCCTGGGGTGGCCTCAATCAACCTACAGCTGGTGCACGTTTTGAACAAACTTTACCTAAAGGTGACCAACCTTTCCAACTCTATACTCTTCCGACACCAAATGGTATCAAGGCAACTATCATGCTGGAAGAATTGAAAGAACTTGGTGTAACTCAAGCAGGTTATGACGCTTATCGTATTAAGATTGGTGACGGTGATCAATTCGGCTCAGACTTTGTTTCAATCAATCCAAACTCAAAGATTCCAGCCATGATGGATTACTCTGAAGACCAACCAGTTCGTGTCTTCGAATCAGCTAACATCCTCCTTTACTTGGCTGAAAAATTCGGCAAACTCATTCCAACTGATCACGGAAAACGTACGGAAGTTCTCAACTGGCTCTTTTGGCAAACAGGTGCTGCTCCTTTTCTAGGTGGTGGCTTTGGGCACTTCTTCCACTATGCACCTGAAAAAATCGAATATGCCATCAACCGTTTTGCCATGGAAGCCAAACGCCAACTCGACTTGCTCGATAAAGAATTAGCAACCAAACCTTATATTGCTGGCGATGAATATACTATCGCTGATATCGCTATCTGGTCTTGGTATGGCCGTCTTGCTCAAGATAAGATTTGGGATAAGGCTGGTATTTTCCTTGATGTTAAAGAATACAAGCATCTTCAAGCTTGGACTGAAAAAATTGCCGACCGTCCAGCAGTTAAACGAGGACTTGAAGTCGACTATAAAGAAATCTAATTTTTATAACGGTTTGCCTAGGCTAACCGTTTTTCTATTGTTTCATGATATAATAGAAGCAAAATCACAAGGAGACATTCATGACTGTATTTCAAGCTATTTTAGAAAAAATCAAAGCCTACGACACTATTATTATCCACCGCCACCAAAGACCTGACCCAGATGCCATTGGTAGTCAGGTAGGACTGAAGGAAATTTTAAAAACAAACTTTCCAGATAAAAAGGTTCTTGCGACAGGTGTCAATGAACCTACCTTATCTTGGATTGCTGAGATGGACGAGGTAGCTGATCAAGACTATGAAGGGGCACTTGTTATTGTTACCGATACTGCCAACACCCCTCGTATCGACGACGATCGTTATGATAAAGGTGACTTCCTTATCAAAATTGACCATCATCCTAACGATGATGCCTACGGTGACCTTCTACTTGTTGATACGACTGCTTCAAGCGCCAGCGAAATTGTGACAGACTGGGCCCTCAGCCTTGGCCTTTCCTTGTCAGATGCTGCTGCGCGTGTTCTCTACAATGGTATTGTTGGCGATACAGGTCGCTTCCTCTTTCCATCTACTACTCCTAAAACACTTCAAATCGCGGCTAAACTTCGTGAATACGACTTTGATTTTGCAGCAATGGCTCGTCGTATGGACAGTTTTCCTTTCAAAATTGCTAAACTACAAGGTTATGTTTTCGATAATCTAGAAGTCGATGAAAATGGTGCAGCTCGAGTTGTCTTGACACGAAAGATTTTGGATGAATTCAATGTCACTGATGCTGAAAGTTCTGCCATTGTTGGAACTCCAGGCCGTATTGATTGTGTCGAATCTTGGGCTATTTTCGTAGAGCAGCCTGAAGGACATTACCGTGTCCGTCTACGTAGTAAAAGCATTGTCATCAACGAGATTGCCAAACGCCATGATGGTGGCGGCCACCCACTAGCTAGTGGGGCAAATTCCTACAGCTTAGAAGAAAACGAACAAATCTATCAAGAAATCAAGGATACAGTTGCCCATGCAACTCACTAATCGTCGTGTACGTCTCATGGGAACTGTGATTGACGTCTCTATCTATCATAAAGAACCAGAACCCCTGCTAGACCAAGTTGAAGCACTTCTACATACCTACAATAAGCGCTTCTCAGCCAATGACGACAGTTCCGAACTCATGAAAATTAACAAGGCAGCAGGCTTACATCCAGTGACAGTTCACCCAGAGCTTTTTGAACTTATTTCTCTTGGAAAATGGCATAGCTGCCAACCTGGAAGTCACCTTAATATTGCTATCGGGCCTCTCATTCAGACTTGGCGCATTGGTTTTTCTGATGCTAAGCTGCCTCTTCCTGAAGAAATTCGTCCGCTCCTAGATATCATCAATCCCAACGCCATTCTTCTATCCGAGGAAAATCAAAGTGTTTTTCTCAAAGAAAAAGGGATGAAAATTGATCTTGGTGCTCTGGCAAAGGGATATATTGCAGATCGTATTGCAGATTTTCTTAAAGCTAAAAAAGTAACCAGCGCCCTAATCAATCTCGGAGGTAATGTCCTAACCTTTGGACCAGCTCTCCATAATCCTGACCAAAAATGGCGCATTGGTATTCAAAATCCTAAGGAGACAAGAAACACAAATCTTATGGTGCTTGCTATAAGAGACCAGTCTGTTGTCACTTCGGGAATCTATGAACGTACTTTTGAGATAGATGGCAAAACCTACCATCATATTTTTGATAGCCAAACTGGTTATCCAGTCTCCAGTGACCTAGCCAGCCTTACCATTATTTCATCCCTCTCAGTGGACGGTGAAATTTGGACAACCCGCTTATTTGGCTCTAGTCTCGAACACATATTCCAAGAAGTTAGTTCACAAGCTGAGCTTGAAGCAATCATCGTTGATAAAGACAATCACTGCTTTCAGACAGGTGGCATTTACAAAATGCGAATTTCCTAAAAAATAGTAAAAAAGACTTGTCAAGTAGACCACCTTTTGATAAACTAAAATAGTTAAAAAAAACTATGGTGCGGAAAGTACCATGGCAGAAAGGAAATATTTTAACATGAAAAAAGATATCCATCCAGATTACCGTCAAGTAGTATTCATGGACACAACTACTGGTTACCAATTCCTTAGCGGTTCAACTAAACACTCAAACGAAACAGTTGAATTCGAAGGTGAAACTTACCCACTTATCCGTGTAGAAATTTCATCAGATTCACACCCATTCTACACTGGCCGTCAAAAATTCACACAAGCAGACGGACGCGTGGATCGTTTCAACAAAAAATACGGTCTCAAATAAGCAACATCTTGTTGTTAAACCATTCCGATTGGAATGGTTTTTTTGTATGCTCTTGGGTATAAGCTCTCCTACTCCCATATTTATAAAATAAAAAAACAGCTTCCATATGGAAACCGTTTATTCCTATTAACCTGCTTTACCAATAGCCAAAGCCCAGATAAAGAAGAGGGCAAATCCGAACAAGAAGATCAAACCTGCAATGGCAAGTCCTTTCAACCAAGTTGGAAGGTCTTTCTTCTCTTTTGTAACAAGTACGTAATTCAAAAGCGCAAAGAAAGGTGTTGTAAGGAATGAACCAATCATGGCGAAACGAAGCATGGTTGCTACTTGACCTTGGAAGAAGAAAATAATGATGAGACCAAGAATAGCTGTCAAGGTCATCCAAACATTCAAAGGTGTTTGATTTTTTTCTTTTTGGTTAAACAAAAGACGAAGAGAAATTTCGTTAACACGTGAGTAACCATCAATAACGGTAATTACAGTACCAAAGATACACAAGAAAGCGATAAAGGTAATCAAATAGCGTGACCACTCACCAAGCACTGATGCGTACATACCAACAAACTGTGCAATATACTTAGCTGATGCTGCTTCTACTGGTTTACCAGTTGGGTACTGGATAAGAGCACCGAGTGCTACAAAGAATACCGCAAGAATAGCTGTTCCGATGTAACCAACGTTAAAGTCAAAGAGGGCATCATCAGTGTTGAAATCAACAGTTTTCTTTTTCTCAGCTGACCAAAGTGAGTTAATGGCTGAAATTTCAATTGGTGCTGGCATCCATCCAAGAAGTGAAACGATAAATGGAAGGGCTGCGAGCTGCCATGGTGTTTTTTCAACGAAGTCAGCACTGTACTCTGGATGTTTGATTGCCGCAATAATAACTGCTGCTACTGTTGCAATAGTCAAAGCTGACATAATCCATTTGGCCATACCATCAAGAAGTTTGTAACCACCAAAGAGTAACATCCCCCAGATAATGGCAACCAAAATGATTGACCATGTGGTAATAGTCAAACCAAGCATTGGAAAGGCACTAGCAATGATGGCTGAACAAAGAATAGAAACTCCCGCAGTATTAACCAAGGCTGAGAAGACATTCAAAATGAAGAATACCCAAAGATAGAACTTACCTTTCTCAGCATAACCTTCAACGAGGGTTTTACCCGTATCTGCGGTATACTCAGCACCAAAACGGAAAAATGGGTATTTAAAGAGGTTAGCAAGAATAACCAAGCCTAGCAAGGCCCATCCATAAGAACCACCCGCTTGGGTTGATGAAACAATGTGGGATCCACCTACGGCCGCTGAAGCCATTAGGATACCAGGTCCCATTGCTTTTATTTTACTACGCCAGGTAGACTGACTAGTTGCACTTGTTTGTGACATAAGAAAATCTCCTAAAACAAATTTTCAGAATAATCTGAATTGATGT
Above is a window of Streptococcus salivarius DNA encoding:
- the yghU gene encoding glutathione-dependent disulfide-bond oxidoreductase, translated to MSDYILPEVWENPTSMGGAWGGLNQPTAGARFEQTLPKGDQPFQLYTLPTPNGIKATIMLEELKELGVTQAGYDAYRIKIGDGDQFGSDFVSINPNSKIPAMMDYSEDQPVRVFESANILLYLAEKFGKLIPTDHGKRTEVLNWLFWQTGAAPFLGGGFGHFFHYAPEKIEYAINRFAMEAKRQLDLLDKELATKPYIAGDEYTIADIAIWSWYGRLAQDKIWDKAGIFLDVKEYKHLQAWTEKIADRPAVKRGLEVDYKEI
- a CDS encoding DHH family phosphoesterase — its product is MTVFQAILEKIKAYDTIIIHRHQRPDPDAIGSQVGLKEILKTNFPDKKVLATGVNEPTLSWIAEMDEVADQDYEGALVIVTDTANTPRIDDDRYDKGDFLIKIDHHPNDDAYGDLLLVDTTASSASEIVTDWALSLGLSLSDAAARVLYNGIVGDTGRFLFPSTTPKTLQIAAKLREYDFDFAAMARRMDSFPFKIAKLQGYVFDNLEVDENGAARVVLTRKILDEFNVTDAESSAIVGTPGRIDCVESWAIFVEQPEGHYRVRLRSKSIVINEIAKRHDGGGHPLASGANSYSLEENEQIYQEIKDTVAHATH
- a CDS encoding FAD:protein FMN transferase translates to MQLTNRRVRLMGTVIDVSIYHKEPEPLLDQVEALLHTYNKRFSANDDSSELMKINKAAGLHPVTVHPELFELISLGKWHSCQPGSHLNIAIGPLIQTWRIGFSDAKLPLPEEIRPLLDIINPNAILLSEENQSVFLKEKGMKIDLGALAKGYIADRIADFLKAKKVTSALINLGGNVLTFGPALHNPDQKWRIGIQNPKETRNTNLMVLAIRDQSVVTSGIYERTFEIDGKTYHHIFDSQTGYPVSSDLASLTIISSLSVDGEIWTTRLFGSSLEHIFQEVSSQAELEAIIVDKDNHCFQTGGIYKMRIS
- a CDS encoding type B 50S ribosomal protein L31, whose protein sequence is MKKDIHPDYRQVVFMDTTTGYQFLSGSTKHSNETVEFEGETYPLIRVEISSDSHPFYTGRQKFTQADGRVDRFNKKYGLK
- a CDS encoding NRAMP family divalent metal transporter, with translation MSQTSATSQSTWRSKIKAMGPGILMASAAVGGSHIVSSTQAGGSYGWALLGLVILANLFKYPFFRFGAEYTADTGKTLVEGYAEKGKFYLWVFFILNVFSALVNTAGVSILCSAIIASAFPMLGLTITTWSIILVAIIWGMLLFGGYKLLDGMAKWIMSALTIATVAAVIIAAIKHPEYSADFVEKTPWQLAALPFIVSLLGWMPAPIEISAINSLWSAEKKKTVDFNTDDALFDFNVGYIGTAILAVFFVALGALIQYPTGKPVEAASAKYIAQFVGMYASVLGEWSRYLITFIAFLCIFGTVITVIDGYSRVNEISLRLLFNQKEKNQTPLNVWMTLTAILGLIIIFFFQGQVATMLRFAMIGSFLTTPFFALLNYVLVTKEKKDLPTWLKGLAIAGLIFLFGFALFFIWALAIGKAG